In one Pseudomonas fitomaticsae genomic region, the following are encoded:
- a CDS encoding class II 3-deoxy-7-phosphoheptulonate synthase, protein MSQPWSPDSWRALPIQQQPQYPDAAHLRQVEQTLASYPPLVFAGEARELRRQFAEVTQGRAFLLQGGDCAESFAEFSAAKIRDTFKVLLQMAIVMTFAAGCPVVKVGRMAGQFAKPRSANDETIDGVTLPAYRGDIVNGIGFDSASRVPDPERLLQSYHQSTATLNLLRAFAQGGFADLHQVHKWNLDFIANSALAEKYSHLADRIDETLAFMRACGMDSSPQLRETSFFTAHEALLLNYEEAFVRRDSLTNDYYDCSAHMLWIGDRTRQLDGAHVEFLRGVNNPIGVKVGPSMNPDDLIRLIDVLNPDNDPGRLNLIARMGANKVGDHLPALIRAVQREGKQVLWSSDPMHGNTIKASSGYKTRDFAQILGEVKQFFQVHEAEGSYAGGIHIEMTGQNVTECIGGARPITEDGLSDRYHTHCDPRMNADQSLELAFLIAETLKQVKR, encoded by the coding sequence ATGAGCCAACCCTGGAGCCCTGACAGCTGGCGCGCCCTGCCGATCCAGCAACAACCCCAATACCCCGACGCCGCGCATCTGCGCCAGGTCGAGCAGACGTTGGCCAGCTATCCGCCGCTGGTGTTTGCCGGCGAAGCGCGCGAGCTGCGTCGTCAGTTTGCCGAAGTCACCCAGGGCCGGGCGTTCCTGCTGCAGGGCGGCGACTGCGCGGAAAGCTTCGCCGAGTTCTCCGCCGCAAAGATCCGCGACACCTTTAAAGTGTTGCTGCAAATGGCGATCGTCATGACCTTCGCTGCCGGTTGCCCGGTAGTCAAGGTCGGGCGCATGGCCGGCCAGTTCGCCAAGCCGCGCTCGGCCAACGACGAGACCATCGACGGCGTGACCCTGCCGGCCTACCGCGGCGACATCGTCAACGGCATCGGTTTCGACTCGGCCAGCCGCGTGCCGGACCCGGAGCGTCTGCTGCAGTCCTATCACCAGTCCACCGCCACCCTCAACCTGCTGCGCGCCTTCGCCCAGGGCGGTTTTGCCGACCTGCATCAGGTGCACAAGTGGAACCTGGACTTCATCGCCAACTCGGCGCTAGCGGAGAAGTACAGCCACCTCGCCGACCGCATCGATGAGACCCTGGCGTTCATGCGCGCCTGCGGCATGGACAGCTCGCCGCAACTGCGCGAAACCAGTTTCTTCACCGCCCACGAAGCGCTGCTGCTGAACTACGAAGAAGCCTTCGTACGCCGCGACAGCCTGACCAACGATTACTACGATTGCTCGGCGCACATGCTGTGGATCGGCGACCGCACCCGACAGCTCGACGGCGCCCACGTCGAATTCCTGCGCGGGGTGAACAACCCGATCGGGGTGAAAGTCGGCCCGAGCATGAACCCCGACGACCTGATCCGCCTGATCGACGTGCTCAACCCGGACAACGATCCGGGTCGTCTGAACCTGATCGCGCGGATGGGTGCGAACAAGGTCGGCGATCACCTGCCGGCGCTGATTCGCGCGGTGCAGCGCGAAGGCAAGCAGGTGCTGTGGAGCTCCGACCCGATGCACGGCAACACGATCAAGGCCAGCAGCGGCTACAAGACCCGCGACTTCGCGCAGATCCTTGGCGAGGTGAAGCAGTTCTTCCAGGTTCACGAAGCGGAAGGCAGCTACGCCGGCGGCATCCACATCGAGATGACCGGGCAGAACGTCACCGAGTGCATCGGTGGTGCGCGGCCGATCACTGAAGATGGCTTGTCGGATCGCTACCACACCCATTGCGACCCACGGATGAATGCCGACCAGTCGCTGGAACTGGCGTTCTTGATTGCCGAGACGTTGAAACAGGTCAAACGCTAA
- a CDS encoding crotonase/enoyl-CoA hydratase family protein: MNQPCPGRVSRARHGHVHLIGLDRAAKRNAFDLDLLNDLALAYGEFEADRDARVAVVFGHGEHFTAGLDLVNASSALAQGWQVPPGGCDPWGVFVGPRVSKPVIVAAQGYCLTIGIELMLAADINLCASNTRFAQMEVQRGIFPFGGATLRFHQIAGWGNAMRWLLTGDEFDAHDALRLGLVQEVMASEDLLPRAIELAERIARQAPLGVQATLMSARQARYEGETAAAKSLPPLVKKLLATEDAKEGVRSLVERRPGVFKGI; encoded by the coding sequence ATGAATCAGCCCTGCCCCGGCCGCGTGAGCCGTGCGCGCCACGGTCACGTGCATTTGATCGGCCTGGACCGCGCCGCCAAGCGCAATGCCTTCGACCTCGACCTGCTCAACGACCTGGCATTGGCCTACGGTGAATTCGAGGCCGACCGCGACGCACGCGTGGCGGTGGTGTTCGGGCATGGCGAGCATTTCACCGCCGGGCTCGATCTGGTGAATGCCAGTTCCGCCCTCGCCCAGGGGTGGCAGGTGCCGCCCGGCGGTTGCGATCCATGGGGCGTATTCGTCGGACCGCGGGTCAGCAAACCGGTGATCGTGGCCGCGCAGGGTTATTGCCTGACCATCGGCATAGAGTTGATGCTCGCCGCTGACATCAACCTGTGCGCCAGCAACACCCGCTTCGCCCAAATGGAAGTGCAGCGTGGGATCTTTCCGTTCGGCGGCGCGACATTGCGCTTTCATCAGATCGCCGGCTGGGGCAATGCCATGCGCTGGTTGCTGACCGGTGACGAATTCGATGCCCACGATGCGTTGCGTCTGGGATTGGTGCAGGAGGTCATGGCCAGCGAGGATCTGCTGCCGCGCGCCATCGAACTGGCCGAACGGATTGCCCGGCAGGCGCCGCTGGGCGTGCAGGCGACGCTGATGTCGGCGCGTCAGGCGCGCTATGAAGGCGAGACCGCAGCGGCTAAGAGCTTGCCGCCGCTGGTGAAGAAGTTGTTGGCCACTGAGGACGCGAAGGAAGGTGTGCGCTCGCTGGTGGAGCGCAGACCGGGGGTCTTCAAGGGCATCTGA
- a CDS encoding spermidine synthase — translation MTEERVELLLAEVQDEFGVIRVLEVADYRFLEFGDAIEQSCVFTADPSWLEYDYTRAMLIGALCHEQPESALFLGLGAGTLTQACLKFLPLEDVEAIELRPDVPRLAIEYLGLDDDPRLYIRVGDAIELLPTAEPADLIFVDLYTDVGPGAGHLAWNFLGDCQKRLNPGGWLIINQWATDDGKPLGAALLRGLYHRHYWELPVKEGNVILIVPADLDQVLDMQALTARAEALAPQLGYSLASLIKAIRPAT, via the coding sequence ATGACTGAGGAGCGCGTCGAGCTGTTGCTCGCCGAGGTACAGGATGAGTTCGGCGTGATTCGCGTGCTGGAAGTGGCCGACTACCGCTTTCTGGAGTTCGGCGATGCGATCGAGCAAAGCTGCGTGTTTACCGCCGACCCGAGCTGGCTGGAGTACGACTACACCCGGGCGATGCTGATAGGCGCGCTGTGCCATGAGCAACCGGAGAGCGCGCTGTTCCTCGGGCTGGGCGCGGGAACGCTGACCCAGGCCTGCCTCAAGTTCCTGCCGCTGGAAGACGTCGAAGCCATCGAGCTGCGCCCCGACGTACCGCGTCTGGCCATCGAATACCTCGGGCTGGATGACGATCCGCGGCTGTATATTCGTGTCGGCGATGCAATTGAACTGCTGCCGACGGCCGAACCTGCGGATCTGATCTTCGTTGACCTTTACACCGATGTCGGCCCCGGCGCTGGGCACCTTGCGTGGAATTTCCTCGGCGATTGTCAGAAACGTCTGAATCCTGGCGGCTGGCTGATCATTAACCAGTGGGCTACCGATGACGGCAAACCGTTAGGGGCGGCGCTGTTGCGCGGGCTCTATCATCGGCATTACTGGGAACTGCCGGTGAAGGAGGGCAACGTGATTCTGATCGTGCCGGCGGATCTCGATCAGGTGCTGGATATGCAGGCGCTGACCGCACGGGCCGAAGCGCTGGCGCCGCAGTTGGGTTATTCGCTGGCGTCGTTGATCAAGGCGATTCGCCCTGCGACCTGA